The sequence ATATTCGAAATCCCACTTTTCAAAAAGTAAAGCCTCTAGTTGAACGTCCTCTCATAACCAACCAAAACACCCCAGCCAAGAACCCCCCAGAAACCTCCACTGAACTTTTCTATCGCCACCTAATTGAAGCCACCCCAGCCAAGAACCCCCCAGAAACCTCCACTGAACTTTTCTATCGCCACCTAATTGAAGCAGGAGCAACCCCCCAAGAAGCGCACGAATTACTTAAAATTAAGACTACGCTCAGAAGATTAAATTTCTTCAGCCTAGAGGAAGCGGTTAAGTTTATTCGATCAAAACTTGAAAATGGGCTTTCCTTAAACCACGCTGCCCTGAAATTATCCAACCGAGATTCCTTTAGAACAAGAACAATGGATTTCCTAATCCCTATCTTAAAAGCTGGAGGTATAAGCGATTTTGCTTCTCGCGCGTTGGCCGATTCTTGCATCCATTGCGCTGCTTCCATCTCTCCTAAATCCATAACGCCGGACAAAATTAGACAGTTTGCCATTCAAAACTCAGAACTTATCGTTCGTGAAGCTTCAGAAAAATGCCCAGAGATAAACTTAAACGTTGAACATCATCATCGTCTTTTTGTGGATTCCCTTAGCCATAAACCCTCTCAATCGTCCTCTGAAAAAAACAATCAAACAATTACATATACGCAGAAAATAAGATGAACGTAAAGAGTGTTTCTAAACCATTATTTCACCAATTTGTTTAGCTATCCATTAAAAAACGAACAACACCCTCTAAGGAATCTTTCTCAAACAAATGAGAGGGAACGCGCCCTGATGAACTAGTATAACTCTTACTAAGCTAACCTAAGCTAAAGCATCCTAAGTCCATCTTCCAATGCAATTTTTGCCTCCCACGACAAAAGAAGTTTAGCGTTCCTCACGTCTGCAATGCTATAGCGTATGTCTCCTTTCCGTTCAGGCTCAAAAATAGGTTCAAGTCCTTCCATATTGCAAGTTTTTATAATCATCTCTGCAAGTCTGATAACACTCGTACCCACACCTGTTCCTATGTTGATGGCGCATCCAGAGACATCTGAGTCATATGCCTTGATAACCGCGTTACAAACATCCAGAACATGAACAAAATCTCTTACTTGTTTTCCATCACCATATATCACTGGCGGTTTTCCAGACATAACCCTACTAAAGAATTTTGTTATTACTCCTGAATAGGAACTCTTACTAGACTGCCCTTTTCCATAAACATTAAAAATCCTAAGCGCAATTGCGCTCAATTTGTGGATTTTTGCATAATTGAGCACATATCTCTCAGCTGTAAGCTTTGAAATTCCATATGGCGATATCGGTATAGGCTCTTCATCTTCACTTACAGGAGCTTGGCGAGGTTGCCCGTAAACTGCAGCAGAAGAAGAATAGAC is a genomic window of Candidatus Anstonellales archaeon containing:
- a CDS encoding NAD-dependent epimerase/dehydratase family protein — protein: MILVTGSSGFIGSYVVRSLIERRERVRAFDIREMALEDDRLEFVEGDIRRLEDVERAVSGCDGIIHLAAQIDVGKSLEDPLYDFEENAIGALNCLIAAKKFGVKRFVYSSSAAVYGQPRQAPVSEDEEPIPISPYGISKLTAERYVLNYAKIHKLSAIALRIFNVYGKGQSSKSSYSGVITKFFSRVMSGKPPVIYGDGKQVRDFVHVLDVCNAVIKAYDSDVSGCAINIGTGVGTSVIRLAEMIIKTCNMEGLEPIFEPERKGDIRYSIADVRNAKLLLSWEAKIALEDGLRML